The genomic segment ATCTCACTGACCGCGCTGTCGAAGCCCTCCATCCCCAAAATCAAAAACGTTTGGAGATGGTGTCACAGGCATCGATCAAGGGCAATCCAAATCAAAGGGCTTCGAGATTTTCGAAGCGGAAGGTTTGGCTGCCGGCGGGGGTGTGGCCGTGGGCTTCGGTGGTCACGACCCGCTCGCTCAGCACCCAGGGACCATCCCCAGGCAGAGGAGCGAAGGTGTCCCTGAAGCTGTTGCGGCCACCCCGGGCGTCGCCCGTCGCGGGGTCGGCGTATTGACTTGTGTAGGTGTGGCTGAGGTAGCCCGCGCCCGTGTCGGTGACATCGGTGGTGTAAATCGTCACGACCGTGCCATGGATGTGACGGTGGACCATGGTCACCACGTCATCCTTGATGCGGTAGCGGTCCCCCTCTCCCTTGCCGCCAACAATGATTTCGGTACCCACCGAATCCGTATCGCCGGCAATGAACGTGTTCTCACCGTGGGTCTGCTCGAAGCTGCGGCGAACACGATGAATCGCGACCTCCCAAAGCTGGGAGTTCATCGCTTTGAGAACCTCT from the Synechococcus sp. KORDI-100 genome contains:
- a CDS encoding DUF3386 domain-containing protein, whose product is MTVSASAPVTPGSDCRDSFRRAYENRYTWAPGFGGYRGRCIWEQGDRREEGTFQVGADLKASVEGIDDAEVLKAMNSQLWEVAIHRVRRSFEQTHGENTFIAGDTDSVGTEIIVGGKGEGDRYRIKDDVVTMVHRHIHGTVVTIYTTDVTDTGAGYLSHTYTSQYADPATGDARGGRNSFRDTFAPLPGDGPWVLSERVVTTEAHGHTPAGSQTFRFENLEAL